The following coding sequences are from one Chthonomonadales bacterium window:
- a CDS encoding ATP-dependent Clp protease ATP-binding subunit has product MWQRFTERARRVVFFAQEEAGRLGENYVSTEHLLLGLVRENDSVAARILDRLGVSLGRIRSEIERQVARGDGRLGQDMQLTPRAKRVIDLAYDEARQLNNNYIGTEHLLLGLIREGEGLAGRVLAKLGVDLERTRREVTALQDNENATGGNSGATPKHHRSRTPTLDEFGRDLTDLARNEKLDPVVGRHTEIERVIQILSRRTKNNPCLLGEPGVGKTAIAEGLAQRIITGDIPETLRDRRIVSLDLAGLVAGTKYRGEFEERMKRVMEEVRKAAGEVVLFVDELHTLVGAGAAEGAIDASNIMKPALARGELQCIGATTMDEFRKYIERDAALQRRFQPVKVAEPTEEECIEILKGLRDRYEQHHRVKVTDDALVAASRLASRYITDRFLPDKAIDLIDEASSRVRLQYALPPAELRQAKIELTNVEKQLQSIASSNQYETAYELENRQRKLKSDIDDLELEWKSNREGMKRVVTEDEIANIVQSWTGIPVSRLVEAETQKLLRMEDELHRRIIGQHEAIVAVAKAVRRARSGMKDPKRPMGTFIFLGPTGVGKTELARALSQFLFDNESNLIRIDMSEYMERFAVSRLVGAPPGYVGYEEGGQLTEAVRRNPYSVVLLDEIEKAHPEVFNILLQVAEDGRLTDSQGRIIDFKNTVLIMTSNIGARLINREPGIGLRTPARVDEDARTYEGMKGRVMDEMKKIFRPEFLNRIDEVIVFHALTSGEILQIVDLMVDRVAKQVQSQGMVLEVSAEAKELLSKEGFDPNFGARPLRRAVQRMIEDPLAEELLRGNIREGQTVLAEVKDGDIVFRSGPSPDEAPPKQEEPAGVA; this is encoded by the coding sequence ATGTGGCAGCGATTCACGGAGCGAGCGCGGCGGGTCGTCTTCTTCGCTCAGGAAGAGGCAGGCAGGCTTGGCGAGAACTACGTTTCGACCGAGCATCTTCTGCTGGGGCTCGTGCGCGAGAATGACAGCGTGGCGGCGCGTATCCTCGACCGCCTCGGCGTAAGCCTCGGGCGCATCCGCTCCGAGATCGAGCGTCAGGTCGCGCGTGGAGACGGCCGCCTCGGACAGGACATGCAGTTGACGCCTCGGGCCAAGCGAGTGATCGACCTGGCCTACGACGAGGCGCGACAACTCAACAACAACTACATTGGCACGGAGCATCTGCTCCTCGGGCTGATCCGCGAGGGCGAGGGGCTCGCGGGCCGGGTGCTTGCCAAGCTCGGCGTCGATCTGGAACGCACCCGCCGCGAGGTTACCGCTCTGCAGGACAACGAGAACGCGACCGGCGGGAACTCGGGCGCCACCCCGAAGCACCACCGATCGCGCACGCCGACCCTCGACGAGTTTGGGCGCGACCTGACGGACCTGGCGCGCAACGAGAAGCTCGATCCGGTGGTGGGACGCCACACGGAGATCGAGCGCGTCATCCAGATCCTGTCGCGCCGCACCAAGAACAACCCGTGCCTGCTTGGCGAGCCCGGCGTCGGCAAGACGGCCATCGCCGAAGGCTTGGCGCAGCGCATCATCACCGGAGACATTCCCGAGACGCTCAGGGACCGGCGCATCGTCTCGCTCGACCTGGCAGGCCTCGTGGCGGGGACCAAGTACAGGGGCGAGTTCGAGGAGCGCATGAAGCGCGTGATGGAGGAGGTCCGCAAGGCCGCTGGAGAGGTGGTCCTCTTCGTCGATGAGCTGCATACCCTGGTGGGCGCGGGCGCGGCGGAGGGCGCCATCGACGCCTCCAACATCATGAAGCCCGCTCTGGCGCGCGGTGAGCTGCAGTGCATTGGCGCCACGACGATGGACGAGTTCCGCAAGTACATCGAGCGGGACGCCGCCCTCCAGCGCCGGTTCCAGCCGGTCAAGGTGGCCGAGCCGACGGAGGAGGAGTGCATCGAGATCCTCAAGGGCCTACGTGACCGCTACGAGCAGCATCACCGCGTGAAGGTGACCGACGACGCACTCGTGGCCGCGTCCAGGTTGGCCAGCCGCTACATCACGGATCGCTTCCTGCCCGACAAGGCCATCGACCTGATCGACGAGGCCTCTTCGCGGGTGCGGCTGCAGTACGCCCTGCCGCCGGCCGAGTTGCGCCAGGCCAAGATCGAGCTGACCAACGTGGAGAAGCAGCTTCAGTCGATCGCCAGCAGCAACCAGTACGAGACCGCCTACGAGCTGGAGAACCGCCAGCGCAAGCTCAAGAGCGACATTGACGACCTGGAGCTCGAATGGAAGAGCAACCGCGAGGGCATGAAGCGCGTGGTCACCGAGGATGAGATCGCCAACATCGTGCAGTCCTGGACCGGCATCCCGGTGAGCCGCCTGGTGGAGGCAGAGACGCAGAAGCTCCTCCGCATGGAGGATGAGCTGCACCGGCGCATCATCGGCCAGCACGAAGCCATCGTGGCCGTGGCCAAGGCCGTGCGCCGCGCCCGATCGGGCATGAAGGACCCGAAGCGCCCGATGGGGACCTTCATCTTCCTCGGCCCGACGGGCGTCGGGAAGACGGAGTTGGCCCGCGCGCTCTCCCAGTTCCTCTTCGACAACGAGAGCAACCTGATCCGCATCGACATGTCGGAGTATATGGAGCGGTTCGCCGTCTCGCGCCTGGTGGGCGCGCCTCCAGGGTACGTGGGCTACGAGGAGGGCGGCCAGCTCACCGAGGCCGTCCGGCGCAACCCGTACTCCGTCGTGCTGCTCGACGAAATCGAGAAAGCGCACCCGGAGGTGTTCAACATCCTCCTGCAGGTGGCGGAGGACGGGCGCCTGACGGACAGCCAGGGCCGCATCATCGACTTCAAGAACACGGTCCTCATCATGACCTCGAACATCGGCGCTCGCCTGATCAACCGCGAGCCCGGGATTGGCCTGCGGACGCCCGCCCGGGTGGACGAGGACGCGCGCACCTACGAGGGCATGAAGGGGCGCGTGATGGATGAGATGAAGAAGATCTTCCGGCCCGAGTTCCTCAACCGCATCGACGAGGTCATCGTCTTCCACGCCCTCACCAGCGGCGAGATCCTGCAGATCGTCGACCTGATGGTGGACCGCGTCGCCAAGCAGGTGCAGTCGCAGGGCATGGTCCTCGAGGTATCGGCCGAGGCCAAGGAGCTCCTGTCGAAGGAGGGGTTCGACCCGAACTTCGGCGCACGGCCGCTGCGCCGCGCGGTGCAGCGCATGATCGAGGATCCGCTGGCGGAGGAGCTGCTGCGCGGCAACATCCGAGAGGGCCAGACGGTCCTGGCCGAGGTGAAGGACGGCGACATCGTCTTCCGCAGCGGCCCCAGCCCGGACGAGGCGCCGCCCAAGCAGGAGGAGCCCGCGGGCGTAGCCTGA
- the ilvE gene encoding branched-chain-amino-acid transaminase, translated as MGQRVFLNGTLVDRDRAVISIYDHGFLYGDGVFEGIRVYDRRVFRLAEHVARAYRSALALAIDIGLPPAALRDAVEETVRANAVESGYVRLTISRGTGLGLDPSHLDTDPTIVISTEQLRLYPPAMYERGLDVVTASTRVPPSVCISPQIKSLGRYVNNILAKLEANRVGAGEALMLNMEGYVAEATGDNVFVVRDGAIATPPTSHGALPGITRATVIGCARDAGLAVAEAPLTLYDVYTSDEAFLTGTAAEVIPMVRLDGRDIGDGRPGPISQRLMSAFRVCAHAAPALR; from the coding sequence ATGGGACAGCGCGTTTTCCTCAACGGCACGCTCGTCGATCGTGATCGGGCGGTGATCAGCATCTACGACCACGGCTTCCTCTATGGCGACGGCGTCTTCGAAGGCATCCGGGTCTACGATCGCCGCGTCTTCCGGCTGGCCGAGCACGTCGCCCGCGCCTACCGCTCGGCGCTCGCACTGGCGATCGACATCGGCTTGCCGCCCGCGGCGCTTCGCGACGCCGTCGAGGAGACCGTGCGAGCCAACGCCGTTGAGAGCGGGTACGTTCGGCTGACGATCTCGCGCGGCACGGGACTCGGACTCGACCCGTCGCACCTGGACACGGACCCAACCATCGTCATCTCGACCGAGCAGCTTCGCCTCTATCCACCCGCCATGTACGAGCGGGGCCTGGATGTGGTGACGGCTTCGACCCGCGTCCCGCCCTCCGTCTGCATCTCCCCGCAGATCAAATCGCTCGGGCGCTACGTGAACAACATCCTTGCCAAGCTGGAGGCCAACCGCGTCGGCGCGGGCGAGGCGCTGATGCTGAACATGGAAGGGTACGTGGCTGAGGCTACGGGCGACAACGTCTTCGTGGTCCGCGATGGCGCCATTGCGACGCCTCCCACCAGCCACGGCGCGCTGCCCGGCATTACGCGCGCCACGGTCATCGGCTGCGCGCGCGACGCCGGCCTCGCCGTGGCGGAGGCGCCGCTGACGCTCTACGATGTGTATACGTCCGACGAGGCCTTTCTGACCGGAACGGCGGCCGAGGTGATCCCGATGGTGCGCCTGGACGGTCGCGACATCGGCGATGGGCGCCCTGGCCCGATCAGCCAGCGGCTGATGTCCGCCTTTCGCGTGTGCGCGCACGCGGCGCCCGCGCTCCGCTGA
- the proC gene encoding pyrroline-5-carboxylate reductase, whose translation MAAALEGKKVGIIGAGAMGGALCRGLIHAGATPPDALLVSDPRAEHLAGLGHELGVRTTLLNSDVGAYADIIVLAVKPQTVHDVLADVHGILQPAQLLISIAAGVRIATLENALSMPVPVVRAMPNTAAQVNAGACAYCRGTHAGEGHLAMAAEVFRSVGAAVAVEERMMDAVTALSGSGPAYVYLVIEALVDGGVKVGLPRDLAQQLAAQTVLGAARMVMDTRLHPAQLKDMVATPSGTTITALAALEHAGLRAALIDAVERAAIRSAELGQ comes from the coding sequence ATGGCCGCGGCACTGGAGGGCAAGAAGGTCGGCATCATTGGCGCGGGCGCGATGGGTGGCGCCCTCTGCCGCGGCCTGATCCACGCCGGCGCGACGCCGCCGGACGCCCTGCTTGTCAGCGACCCTCGGGCCGAGCACCTGGCGGGCCTCGGGCACGAGCTCGGCGTGCGAACCACGCTCCTCAACAGCGATGTGGGGGCCTACGCCGACATCATCGTGCTTGCGGTCAAGCCGCAGACGGTGCACGATGTGCTCGCGGACGTGCACGGCATCCTCCAGCCGGCACAGCTCCTGATCAGCATCGCGGCCGGCGTGCGCATCGCCACACTGGAGAATGCGCTCTCGATGCCGGTGCCGGTGGTGCGCGCGATGCCGAACACGGCCGCGCAGGTCAACGCGGGAGCCTGCGCCTACTGCCGCGGCACGCACGCGGGTGAGGGGCACCTCGCCATGGCTGCCGAGGTGTTCCGCTCGGTGGGCGCGGCCGTCGCCGTCGAGGAGCGGATGATGGACGCCGTGACCGCGCTCTCGGGCAGCGGTCCGGCCTACGTCTACCTGGTGATCGAGGCGCTGGTCGACGGCGGAGTGAAGGTGGGTCTGCCGCGCGACCTCGCCCAGCAGCTCGCCGCGCAGACCGTGCTGGGGGCTGCCCGCATGGTGATGGACACGCGGCTGCACCCAGCCCAGCTCAAGGACATGGTGGCAACTCCCTCCGGCACCACGATCACCGCCCTGGCGGCCCTGGAGCACGCTGGCCTGCGCGCCGCGCTGATCGACGCCGTCGAGCGCGCCGCCATTCGTTCGGCCGAGCTAGGCCAGTAG
- a CDS encoding cell division protein SepF, with product MQEPYEEGIATRGFWARMKDRVLGVDDLDEEVADEVRPRRRGAIRLETARQLCTSIRHPAVYNDARAVADGLKDGRQQVVNLDRADDQMAERILDFLSGVTYALDGSVERVGDRVYLFAPANVQVEVDNGADVR from the coding sequence ATGCAGGAGCCATACGAGGAGGGCATCGCGACCCGCGGGTTCTGGGCGCGAATGAAGGACCGCGTGCTGGGAGTCGACGACCTTGACGAGGAGGTCGCCGACGAGGTGCGCCCGCGGCGCCGGGGCGCGATTCGCCTGGAGACCGCGCGACAACTGTGTACGAGCATCCGGCATCCCGCCGTCTACAACGACGCGCGGGCGGTCGCGGATGGGCTAAAGGACGGTCGGCAGCAGGTCGTGAACCTCGACCGGGCCGACGACCAGATGGCCGAGCGGATCCTCGATTTCCTGAGCGGCGTCACCTACGCCCTCGACGGCAGCGTGGAGCGCGTGGGCGACCGGGTCTACCTCTTCGCGCCGGCGAACGTGCAGGTGGAGGTGGACAACGGCGCCGATGTGCGCTGA
- a CDS encoding YggS family pyridoxal phosphate-dependent enzyme, translating into MPNISDNIARVRERIAGAALGAGRDPGEVVLVAVTKTVPAERVREAVAVGVEDLGESYFQEARDKMAAVGGTVRWHFIGHLQSNKARGVVGRFSLVHGIDSMRLAREVGRRAAAANLEQPVLLEVRLDPAGSKWGVDPSAVGAVAAEVASTSGLRLDGLMGMPPQARIPDDSRPAFALLRGLFEALPAANRRVLSMGMSADYEAAIREGATHVRVGTAIFGARQP; encoded by the coding sequence ATGCCGAACATATCGGATAACATTGCCCGCGTGCGGGAGCGCATCGCGGGGGCCGCGCTCGGCGCGGGGCGCGACCCTGGCGAGGTCGTCCTTGTCGCCGTCACGAAGACCGTTCCCGCCGAGCGTGTCCGGGAGGCCGTCGCGGTCGGCGTGGAGGATCTGGGCGAGAGCTACTTCCAGGAAGCCCGCGACAAGATGGCCGCCGTCGGTGGGACGGTGCGCTGGCACTTCATCGGACACCTGCAGAGCAACAAGGCTCGGGGCGTCGTCGGGCGGTTCTCGCTGGTTCACGGCATTGACTCGATGCGCCTGGCCCGCGAGGTGGGTCGCCGCGCCGCTGCCGCCAACCTCGAGCAGCCCGTGCTCCTCGAGGTGCGGCTGGACCCGGCCGGGAGCAAGTGGGGCGTGGATCCCAGCGCCGTCGGCGCCGTGGCGGCCGAGGTCGCCTCGACGTCCGGCCTGCGACTGGACGGCCTGATGGGCATGCCGCCGCAGGCGCGGATCCCGGACGACAGTCGCCCGGCGTTCGCGCTGCTCCGTGGCTTGTTCGAGGCGCTGCCCGCCGCAAACCGGCGTGTGCTCTCGATGGGCATGAGCGCAGACTACGAGGCGGCGATCCGGGAGGGGGCCACCCACGTGCGTGTGGGCACCGCGATCTTCGGAGCGCGCCAGCCGTGA
- the phoU gene encoding phosphate signaling complex protein PhoU: MAATRTPFEIELDGLREMLLLMAARADAMLERSIRAVVDQDVGLAREVIRADDEVDRLDIQIETECMRMIACQQPVASDLRLIGTALKAITDVERLGDYAVDIAKIGRRLARRCVYRPLIDLPHLGGLVRQMLRDALAAFVGRDLAMVQTVIAADSQVDDLYHAQRDGLIDMMANDPGVVYTATYLLLAAKYLERAADHVVNIAERVHYMETGELPDQPDAAQGG; the protein is encoded by the coding sequence ATGGCAGCCACACGGACGCCGTTCGAGATCGAGCTTGACGGCCTGCGCGAGATGCTCCTGCTGATGGCCGCCCGCGCCGACGCCATGCTCGAGCGGTCAATTCGGGCCGTGGTGGACCAGGACGTCGGCCTCGCGCGCGAGGTGATTCGCGCCGACGACGAGGTGGACCGCCTCGACATCCAGATCGAGACGGAGTGCATGCGGATGATCGCCTGCCAGCAGCCCGTCGCCAGCGACCTGCGGCTGATTGGCACGGCCCTGAAGGCCATCACCGATGTGGAGCGGCTCGGCGACTACGCCGTCGACATCGCTAAGATTGGCCGGCGCCTGGCCCGGCGCTGCGTCTACCGCCCGCTCATCGACCTGCCGCATCTCGGCGGGCTCGTGCGGCAGATGCTCCGCGACGCCCTGGCCGCATTCGTCGGCCGCGACCTTGCCATGGTCCAGACCGTGATCGCCGCGGATTCGCAGGTCGACGACCTCTACCACGCGCAGCGCGATGGGCTCATCGACATGATGGCGAACGATCCGGGGGTCGTCTACACCGCCACCTACCTTCTGCTTGCTGCCAAGTACCTGGAGCGCGCAGCCGATCACGTCGTAAACATCGCCGAGCGTGTCCACTACATGGAGACGGGCGAGTTGCCCGACCAACCCGACGCCGCGCAGGGCGGCTGA